One window from the genome of Bradyrhizobium xenonodulans encodes:
- the miaA gene encoding tRNA (adenosine(37)-N6)-dimethylallyltransferase MiaA — MSEGHSSKAVLIAGPTASGKSALALELALSAGGIVINADSMQVYRDLRIITARPTHGEEARVPHRLYGHVDAAVNFSAGAWVSDAAKALEEAKAEGRLPIFIGGTGLYFKALTAGLSVVPPIPADVRDDVRARLERNGVEALHAELARRDPRAAERLNLRDRTRIARALEVVEATGRSLLDWHHEGQPPLLPKDSFRAVFLAPERDELYARIDARFDAMLGAGALKEIERLAARQLDPLLPAMKAHGVPALIRHLRGELSLEEAATIGRADTRHYAKRQFTWFRHQLPQFEWVKPEEARGWLAAIVNAARGPD; from the coding sequence GTGAGCGAGGGGCATTCAAGCAAGGCCGTGCTTATCGCAGGCCCGACCGCCAGCGGCAAGTCGGCGCTGGCGCTGGAGCTTGCTCTCAGCGCGGGCGGAATCGTCATCAATGCCGATTCCATGCAGGTCTACCGCGACCTCCGCATCATCACGGCGCGCCCCACCCATGGCGAGGAAGCGCGCGTTCCCCATCGTCTCTATGGCCACGTCGATGCGGCCGTGAATTTCTCGGCCGGCGCCTGGGTGAGTGATGCGGCCAAGGCTCTCGAAGAGGCGAAGGCCGAAGGACGCCTGCCGATCTTCATCGGCGGCACCGGGCTCTATTTCAAGGCCCTGACGGCCGGTCTCTCTGTGGTGCCGCCGATCCCCGCCGATGTTCGTGACGATGTGAGAGCGCGGCTGGAGCGCAACGGCGTCGAGGCGCTGCACGCGGAACTCGCGCGGCGCGATCCGCGCGCCGCCGAGCGATTGAACCTGCGCGACCGCACCCGGATCGCGCGCGCGCTCGAAGTGGTCGAAGCGACCGGCCGTTCGCTGCTCGATTGGCACCACGAGGGCCAACCGCCGCTATTGCCGAAGGACAGTTTTCGCGCAGTGTTTCTCGCGCCCGAGCGCGACGAGCTCTATGCCCGGATCGATGCCCGCTTCGATGCCATGCTGGGCGCCGGTGCGCTGAAGGAGATCGAACGGCTCGCCGCCCGCCAACTCGATCCGCTGCTGCCGGCGATGAAGGCCCATGGCGTGCCGGCGCTGATCCGGCATCTGCGCGGCGAGCTCAGCCTGGAGGAAGCCGCCACGATCGGCCGGGCCGATACCCGCCACTACGCCAAGCGCCAGTTCACCTGGTTCCGACACCAATTGCCACAATTCGAGTGGGTGAAGCCGGAGGAGGCGAGGGGATGGCTCGCCGCCATCGTGAACGCGGCACGGGGTCCCGACTGA
- the serB gene encoding phosphoserine phosphatase SerB: MSLVATLICNPNNPALDSTIVDGARAVLPKAQPAHWLFDGVAVDIPFGAQDNLEGDRHAIEQRLRELRGDLPIDIVVQPVGFRRKKLFLADMDSTMIGQECIDELADLVGMKAHVAAITERAMRGEIEFEPALRERVALLKDLPAGVVDEVLAKRITLTPGGRELVATMRAHGAYTCLVSGGFTLFTRAVAAKIGFQENRANELVVREGKFTGEVKEPILGRAAKLATLVDLMESFDLDDIDSVVVGDGANDLAMIQAAGLGVAYHAKPAVAAAAAARIDHGDLTALLYAQGYRRDEFVEA, encoded by the coding sequence ATGTCCCTCGTCGCCACGCTGATCTGCAACCCGAATAATCCTGCGCTCGATTCTACCATCGTCGACGGCGCCCGCGCCGTGCTGCCGAAGGCGCAACCGGCACACTGGCTGTTCGACGGGGTTGCAGTCGACATCCCCTTCGGCGCGCAGGATAACCTCGAAGGCGACCGTCACGCCATCGAGCAGCGGCTCCGCGAGCTCCGCGGCGACCTGCCGATCGACATCGTGGTGCAGCCAGTCGGCTTCCGGCGCAAGAAGCTTTTTCTCGCCGACATGGATTCCACCATGATTGGCCAGGAATGCATCGACGAGCTCGCCGATCTCGTCGGGATGAAGGCCCATGTGGCCGCCATCACCGAACGCGCGATGCGCGGCGAGATCGAGTTCGAGCCGGCGCTGCGCGAGCGCGTCGCGCTTCTGAAGGACCTTCCCGCCGGCGTCGTCGACGAGGTGCTGGCCAAGCGCATCACGCTGACCCCGGGCGGACGTGAGCTGGTCGCGACCATGCGCGCCCACGGCGCCTATACCTGCCTCGTCTCCGGCGGCTTCACCCTGTTCACGCGCGCGGTGGCCGCAAAAATCGGCTTCCAGGAGAACCGCGCCAACGAGCTCGTCGTGCGCGAGGGCAAGTTCACCGGCGAGGTGAAGGAGCCGATTTTGGGTCGCGCGGCAAAGCTCGCGACACTGGTGGATTTGATGGAATCGTTCGATCTCGACGACATCGACTCCGTCGTGGTCGGCGACGGCGCCAATGATCTCGCGATGATCCAGGCGGCGGGGCTCGGCGTTGCGTATCACGCCAAGCCGGCGGTCGCCGCTGCGGCGGCGGCACGGATCGATCACGGCGATCTCACCGCGCTGCTTTATGCGCAGGGGTATCGGCGCGACGAGTTCGTGGAGGCGTAG
- a CDS encoding Do family serine endopeptidase: MTAATIAPTRLRLGLAALAVSAFSAFGTPAYARGPDGIADVAEKVIDAVVNISTSQTVEAKGGGSNSMPQLPPGSPFEEFFDDFFKNRRGPGGGSKGGDNGPPKKTNSLGSGFIIDTSGVVVTNNHVIADADEINVILNDGTKIKAELVGVDKKTDLAVLKFKPTKPLVAVKFGDSDKLRLGDWVVAIGNPFSLGGTVTAGIVSAKNRDISSGPYDSYIQTDASINRGNSGGPLFNLDGDVIGVNTLIISPSGGSIGIGFAVPSKTVVAVVDQLRQFGELRRGWLGVRIQSVTDEIAESLNIKPARGALVAGVDDKGPAKPAGIEPGDVVVKFDGKDVKDPKDLSRVVADTAVGKEVDVVIIRKGKEETKKVTLGRLQDPDKVQAAVKTDEPAPEKLVTQKALGLDLAALSKDLRARYKIKESVKGVVVTNVDANSDAAEKRLSAGDVIVEVAQEAVSSGAEIQKRVDQLKKDGKKSVLLLVSNADGELRFVALSVQ, from the coding sequence ATGACCGCTGCCACCATTGCCCCGACCCGCTTGCGCTTAGGGCTGGCCGCGCTCGCCGTCAGTGCATTCAGCGCGTTCGGCACTCCGGCCTATGCCCGCGGCCCGGACGGCATCGCCGACGTCGCCGAGAAGGTGATCGACGCGGTCGTCAACATCTCGACCTCGCAGACGGTCGAAGCCAAGGGCGGCGGCAGCAACTCCATGCCGCAACTACCGCCCGGCTCGCCGTTCGAGGAGTTCTTCGACGACTTCTTCAAGAACCGCAGGGGTCCCGGCGGGGGCAGCAAGGGCGGCGACAACGGTCCGCCGAAAAAGACCAATTCGCTCGGAAGCGGCTTCATCATCGATACGTCAGGCGTCGTCGTCACCAACAACCACGTCATCGCGGACGCCGACGAGATCAACGTGATCCTCAATGACGGTACCAAGATCAAGGCCGAGCTGGTCGGTGTCGACAAGAAGACCGACCTTGCCGTGCTGAAGTTCAAGCCGACCAAGCCGCTGGTCGCGGTGAAGTTCGGCGACTCCGACAAGCTACGCCTCGGCGACTGGGTGGTCGCGATCGGCAACCCGTTCAGCCTGGGCGGCACGGTGACCGCCGGCATCGTCTCGGCCAAGAACCGTGACATCTCGTCGGGGCCGTATGACAGCTACATCCAGACCGACGCCTCCATCAACCGCGGCAATTCCGGCGGCCCGCTGTTCAATCTCGATGGCGACGTGATCGGCGTCAACACGCTGATCATCTCGCCCTCCGGCGGCTCGATCGGCATCGGCTTCGCCGTGCCGTCGAAGACGGTCGTCGCCGTGGTCGACCAGCTCCGCCAGTTCGGCGAGCTGCGCCGCGGCTGGCTGGGCGTGCGCATCCAGAGCGTCACCGACGAGATCGCCGAGAGCCTCAACATCAAGCCCGCACGCGGCGCGCTGGTCGCCGGCGTCGACGACAAGGGCCCGGCGAAACCCGCCGGCATCGAGCCCGGTGACGTCGTCGTCAAGTTCGACGGCAAGGACGTCAAGGACCCGAAGGACCTGTCCCGCGTCGTCGCCGACACGGCGGTCGGCAAGGAGGTCGACGTCGTCATCATCCGCAAGGGCAAGGAAGAGACCAAGAAGGTCACGCTCGGCCGTCTCCAGGATCCCGACAAGGTGCAGGCCGCGGTGAAGACCGACGAGCCCGCGCCGGAGAAGCTGGTGACGCAGAAGGCGCTCGGCCTCGATCTCGCAGCGCTGAGCAAGGATCTGCGCGCGCGCTACAAGATCAAGGAGAGCGTCAAGGGTGTGGTCGTCACCAATGTCGACGCCAATTCGGACGCTGCCGAGAAGCGCCTCTCCGCTGGCGACGTCATCGTCGAGGTGGCGCAGGAAGCCGTCTCCAGCGGTGCCGAGATCCAGAAGCGGGTCGACCAGCTCAAGAAGGACGGCAAGAAGTCCGTGCTGCTGCTGGTCTCGAATGCTGATGGCGAGCTGCGCTTCGTGGCGCTGAGCGTGCAGTAG
- a CDS encoding DUF2065 domain-containing protein encodes MRSIAFADFLIGLGILFVLEGLMFAASPNWMRKAMKSAIATPDNILRVVGIGSAVAGLILIWVMRRPV; translated from the coding sequence ATGAGGTCCATTGCGTTCGCCGACTTCCTCATCGGCCTAGGCATCCTGTTCGTGCTGGAAGGCCTGATGTTCGCGGCAAGTCCAAACTGGATGCGCAAGGCCATGAAGAGCGCTATCGCCACGCCGGACAATATCCTGCGGGTGGTCGGGATCGGCTCGGCCGTGGCCGGCCTGATCCTGATCTGGGTGATGCGGCGCCCGGTTTAA
- the hflC gene encoding protease modulator HflC, giving the protein MRSPVTGIVALLGLLLVLIVAYMSLFSVQQTEQTIVLRFGEPVDVVTDPGLHFKAPWNSVINIDKRILDLENPSQEVIAFDRRRLVVDAFARYRIKNALRFYQSVGSIQAANIQLTTLLNAALRRVLGEVNFINVVRDEREKLMLRIREQLDREADGYGIQVVDVRIRRADLPDQNSQAVYDRMKTERQREAAEFRAQGGQKAQEIRSKADREATVIEAEARSQAEQTRGIGDAERNRLFAEAYGKDADFFTFYRSMTAYENGLKSSDTRFLLRPDSDFFRYFGNASGKTAAPAKP; this is encoded by the coding sequence ATGAGGTCTCCGGTTACAGGCATCGTCGCGCTGCTCGGGCTCCTGCTCGTTCTGATCGTGGCCTATATGTCGTTGTTCTCGGTGCAGCAGACCGAGCAGACCATCGTGCTGAGGTTCGGCGAACCCGTCGACGTCGTCACAGATCCCGGCCTGCACTTCAAGGCGCCGTGGAACTCCGTGATCAACATCGACAAGCGGATCCTCGATCTCGAGAACCCGTCTCAGGAAGTCATCGCCTTCGATCGGCGTCGTCTCGTCGTCGACGCCTTTGCGCGCTATCGCATCAAGAACGCGCTACGCTTCTATCAGAGCGTCGGCTCGATCCAGGCCGCCAACATCCAGCTCACCACGCTGCTCAACGCTGCGCTCCGCCGCGTGCTCGGCGAGGTCAATTTCATCAATGTCGTGCGTGACGAGCGCGAGAAGCTGATGCTGCGCATCCGCGAGCAACTCGATCGCGAGGCGGATGGCTACGGCATCCAGGTCGTCGACGTTCGAATTCGCCGCGCCGACTTGCCCGACCAGAACAGCCAGGCGGTCTACGACCGGATGAAGACGGAGCGCCAGCGCGAGGCGGCCGAGTTCCGCGCACAGGGCGGCCAGAAGGCGCAGGAGATCCGCTCCAAGGCCGACCGCGAGGCGACGGTGATCGAGGCCGAAGCCAGGTCGCAGGCCGAGCAGACGCGCGGCATCGGCGACGCCGAGCGCAACCGCCTGTTCGCGGAGGCCTATGGCAAGGATGCCGACTTCTTCACTTTCTACCGGTCGATGACGGCGTACGAGAATGGGTTGAAGTCGAGCGACACCCGCTTCCTGTTGCGGCCGGACTCGGATTTCTTCCGGTATTTCGGTAACGCGTCCGGCAAGACGGCGGCGCCGGCGAAGCCGTAA
- the hflK gene encoding FtsH protease activity modulator HflK — protein sequence MPWKNQGGGPWGSGPKGPWGNGPQPVGPRPPDLEDLLRRGQDRLQQIMPGGYFSGIGITLIVLLIVAFWLLSGFFRVQSEELGVVLRFGKHVRTVQPGLNYHLPYPIETVLLPKALRVSTISIGMTLIEDPARRGRSIRDVPEESLMLTGDENIVDVDFTVLWRIKPDGVGDFLFNIQNPEGTVKAVAESAMREVIGRSQIQPILTGARTQTESTVQDLMQKALDSYGAGILISQVQMQKVDPPAQVIDAFRDVQAAQADLVRVQNEAETYANQVVPQARGRAAQILQAAEGYKEQAVAEAKGQSARFLKVYDEYRKAPDVTRERIYLETMERVLGGADKLVYDGGPSGQGVVPYLPLNELTTKRPPAAGQQSSGGNR from the coding sequence ATGCCGTGGAAGAATCAGGGCGGTGGCCCATGGGGCTCGGGTCCGAAGGGACCATGGGGCAACGGCCCGCAACCGGTCGGGCCGAGGCCGCCGGATCTGGAAGACCTTCTGCGGCGCGGCCAGGACCGCCTTCAGCAGATCATGCCGGGCGGCTATTTCTCCGGCATCGGCATCACGCTGATCGTCCTGCTCATCGTCGCATTCTGGCTGCTGTCGGGCTTCTTCCGGGTGCAGTCCGAGGAGCTCGGCGTCGTGCTGCGCTTCGGCAAGCATGTCCGCACCGTGCAGCCGGGCCTGAACTATCATCTGCCCTATCCGATCGAGACCGTGCTGCTGCCGAAGGCGCTTCGCGTCTCCACCATCTCCATCGGCATGACGCTGATCGAGGATCCGGCGCGGCGCGGCCGCTCCATTCGTGACGTGCCGGAAGAGAGCCTGATGCTGACCGGCGACGAGAACATCGTCGACGTCGATTTCACCGTGCTCTGGCGCATCAAGCCGGACGGTGTCGGCGACTTCCTCTTCAACATCCAGAATCCCGAAGGCACCGTGAAGGCGGTCGCCGAGAGCGCGATGCGCGAGGTGATCGGCCGCTCGCAGATCCAGCCGATCCTGACCGGCGCGCGGACACAGACGGAATCCACCGTGCAGGACTTGATGCAGAAAGCGCTGGACAGCTACGGCGCGGGCATTCTCATCAGCCAAGTACAGATGCAGAAAGTCGATCCGCCGGCACAGGTGATCGACGCTTTCCGCGACGTTCAGGCGGCGCAAGCCGATCTGGTGCGCGTGCAGAACGAAGCGGAGACCTATGCCAATCAGGTGGTGCCGCAGGCGCGTGGACGCGCGGCGCAGATCCTTCAGGCCGCCGAGGGCTACAAGGAACAGGCGGTCGCCGAGGCCAAGGGCCAGAGCGCGCGCTTCCTGAAAGTCTATGATGAGTACAGGAAGGCGCCCGACGTGACGCGTGAACGGATCTATCTGGAGACGATGGAGCGCGTGCTCGGCGGTGCCGACAAGCTCGTCTATGACGGCGGCCCCTCGGGCCAGGGCGTCGTGCCCTATCTGCCGCTCAATGAGCTGACGACCAAGCGGCCGCCGGCCGCCGGTCAGCAGTCGAGCGGAGGCAACCGATGA
- a CDS encoding dihydrofolate reductase, which produces MEIVFVVAIAENGVIGAGNAMPWRLKSDMARFKALTIGKPVVMGRKTFESLPRPLPNRTNIVITRDPAYRANGAVVTTSSADAGAVARGDALRRSVAEIAVIGGAEIFRQWLDRADRLEITEVHARPEGDTHFDIDKAEWDVVERIRHPAGPDDSADFSYVTYRRRPRH; this is translated from the coding sequence ATGGAGATCGTCTTCGTCGTCGCGATCGCGGAGAATGGCGTCATCGGCGCGGGCAATGCGATGCCGTGGCGATTGAAGTCCGACATGGCGCGCTTCAAGGCGCTGACCATCGGCAAGCCCGTGGTCATGGGCCGCAAGACCTTCGAATCCCTGCCCCGGCCGCTGCCGAACCGCACCAACATCGTGATCACGCGCGATCCGGCTTATCGCGCCAACGGTGCCGTCGTCACGACGTCGTCTGCGGATGCGGGCGCGGTTGCACGCGGCGATGCCCTGCGGCGTTCGGTCGCCGAGATCGCGGTGATCGGCGGCGCCGAGATCTTTCGGCAATGGCTCGATCGCGCCGATCGCCTCGAAATCACCGAGGTGCACGCGCGCCCGGAAGGCGACACCCATTTCGACATCGACAAGGCGGAGTGGGACGTGGTTGAGCGCATCCGTCATCCCGCCGGACCCGACGACAGCGCCGACTTCTCCTATGTGACATATCGTCGGCGGCCCCGCCATTAA
- a CDS encoding GNAT family N-acetyltransferase — translation MSLNIRRVRPGEAGLVLSFIRELAEYEKLSHEVEASEAMIADALFGERPQLHCAIAEWNGEPVGFAVWFLNFSTFSGRHGIYLEDLYVRPSHRGRGLGKALLVYLARECVDNGWSRLQWAVLDWNAPSIAFYKSLGAVMMDDWTLCRVTGPALTRLAGSSA, via the coding sequence ATGTCGCTCAACATCCGCCGCGTGCGTCCGGGCGAAGCCGGGCTGGTTCTCTCTTTCATCCGCGAGCTTGCCGAGTACGAAAAGCTTTCGCACGAGGTCGAGGCGTCCGAGGCGATGATTGCGGACGCGCTGTTCGGCGAGCGACCGCAACTCCATTGCGCGATCGCGGAGTGGAACGGCGAGCCGGTCGGTTTCGCGGTGTGGTTTCTCAATTTCTCCACCTTTAGCGGCCGCCACGGCATCTATCTCGAAGATCTCTATGTGCGGCCGTCGCATCGGGGCAGGGGCCTCGGCAAGGCGCTGCTGGTCTATCTTGCCAGGGAATGCGTCGACAACGGCTGGTCGCGCCTGCAATGGGCGGTGCTCGACTGGAACGCGCCCTCGATCGCGTTCTACAAATCGCTCGGCGCCGTCATGATGGACGACTGGACGCTGTGCCGCGTCACCGGCCCTGCGCTGACGCGGCTTGCCGGGAGCTCTGCCTGA
- a CDS encoding thymidylate synthase, with translation MHQYQDLLERILSDGAEKTDRTGTGTLSVFGHQMRFNLSAGFPMLTTKRLPLKAIVHELLWFLKGDTNIKYLRDNGVTIWDEWADTNGDLGPVYGHQWRSWPTADGRSIDQIANVIDMIKRTPDSRRLIVTAWNPADVEKMALPPCHLLFQFYVANGKLSCQLYQRSADVFLGVPFNIASYALLTLMVAQVTGLKPGDFVHSLGDTHLYSNHLEQARLQLTRAPRALPVMRINPDVKDIFSFRFEDFELVGYDPHPHIKAEVAV, from the coding sequence ATGCACCAGTATCAGGACCTGCTCGAGCGGATTCTTTCAGACGGCGCTGAGAAGACCGACCGGACCGGTACCGGTACGCTGTCGGTGTTCGGCCATCAGATGCGCTTCAATCTGTCCGCCGGCTTCCCGATGCTGACCACCAAGCGGCTGCCGCTGAAGGCGATCGTGCATGAGCTGCTCTGGTTCCTGAAGGGCGACACCAACATCAAATATCTGCGGGACAACGGCGTCACCATCTGGGACGAGTGGGCCGACACCAATGGCGATCTCGGCCCGGTCTACGGCCATCAATGGCGCTCCTGGCCCACGGCCGACGGACGCAGCATCGATCAGATCGCCAATGTCATCGACATGATCAAGCGCACCCCGGATTCGCGCCGGCTGATCGTCACCGCCTGGAATCCGGCCGACGTCGAGAAGATGGCGCTGCCGCCCTGCCACCTGCTGTTCCAGTTCTATGTCGCCAACGGCAAATTGTCGTGCCAGCTCTATCAGCGCTCGGCTGACGTGTTCCTCGGTGTGCCCTTCAACATCGCATCCTATGCGCTGCTCACCCTGATGGTCGCGCAGGTCACGGGCCTGAAGCCCGGCGACTTCGTGCATTCGCTCGGCGACACTCACCTCTACTCCAACCATCTGGAGCAGGCGCGGCTCCAGCTCACGCGGGCGCCGCGGGCGCTGCCGGTGATGCGGATCAACCCTGATGTGAAGGACATCTTCTCCTTCCGCTTTGAGGATTTCGAGCTCGTCGGCTACGACCCGCATCCGCACATCAAGGCGGAAGTCGCGGTCTAG
- a CDS encoding tripartite tricarboxylate transporter permease, whose translation MDIFANLAHGFAVALSPINLLMCLIGALVGTLVGVLPGIGTIATVAMLLPITFGLPPVGALIMLAGIYYGAQYGGSTTSILVNIPGEATSVVTAIDGHQMAKQGRAGPALAIAAIGSFFAGCVATVLIAVLGAPLTKLALAFGPAEYFSLMVLGLIFAVVLAKGSVLKAIAMIVFGLLLSMVGSDIETGASRMAFNIPELADGLGFATVAMGVFGFAEIIRNLDAGAEMNRDLVQQKITGLMPTRKDLKDSTPAILRGTVLGSILGILPGGGAVIASFAAYTLEKKIAKDPRRFGRGAIEGVAAPESANNAAAQTSFIPLLTLGIPPNAVMALMVGAMTIHGIVPGPQVMQKQPDLVWGMIASMWIGNLMLIIINLPLVGIWVRLLRVPYRLMFPSIVIFCAIGIYSVNNAPVDVILAGVFGLVGYWLIKHDFEPAPLLLGMVLGPLMEENLRRALLISRGDWSVFLTRPLSAVLLAIAAFLLILTVLPALRAKRDEVFTESEN comes from the coding sequence ATGGATATTTTTGCCAACCTCGCCCACGGCTTTGCCGTCGCGCTGTCTCCGATCAACCTCCTGATGTGCCTGATCGGCGCCCTCGTCGGCACGCTGGTCGGCGTTCTCCCGGGCATCGGCACCATCGCGACGGTCGCGATGCTGCTGCCGATCACGTTCGGACTGCCGCCGGTCGGCGCGCTGATCATGCTCGCCGGCATCTATTACGGCGCCCAGTATGGCGGCTCGACCACGTCGATCCTGGTCAACATCCCCGGCGAGGCGACATCGGTCGTCACCGCCATCGACGGCCACCAGATGGCCAAGCAGGGCCGCGCCGGCCCCGCGCTGGCGATCGCGGCGATCGGCTCGTTCTTCGCCGGCTGCGTCGCGACCGTCCTCATCGCCGTCCTCGGCGCCCCGCTGACCAAGCTCGCGCTGGCATTCGGTCCGGCCGAGTATTTCTCGCTGATGGTGCTCGGCCTGATCTTCGCGGTCGTGCTCGCCAAGGGCTCGGTGCTGAAGGCGATCGCGATGATCGTGTTCGGCCTGCTCTTGTCGATGGTCGGCTCGGACATCGAAACCGGCGCCTCGCGCATGGCGTTCAACATTCCGGAGCTCGCCGACGGTCTCGGCTTTGCGACGGTCGCGATGGGTGTGTTCGGCTTTGCCGAGATCATCCGCAATCTTGACGCCGGCGCCGAGATGAACCGCGACCTCGTGCAGCAGAAGATCACCGGCCTGATGCCCACCAGGAAGGATCTGAAAGACTCGACGCCTGCGATTCTGCGCGGCACCGTGCTCGGCTCGATCCTCGGCATCCTGCCGGGTGGCGGCGCGGTCATCGCGTCCTTCGCCGCCTATACGCTGGAGAAGAAGATCGCGAAGGATCCGAGGCGGTTCGGCCGCGGCGCGATCGAGGGCGTGGCGGCGCCGGAAAGCGCCAACAATGCCGCGGCACAAACCTCCTTCATCCCGCTGCTGACGCTCGGCATCCCGCCGAACGCGGTGATGGCGCTGATGGTGGGCGCGATGACCATCCACGGCATCGTGCCGGGCCCGCAGGTGATGCAGAAGCAGCCTGACCTCGTCTGGGGCATGATCGCCTCGATGTGGATCGGCAATCTGATGCTGATCATCATCAACCTGCCGCTGGTCGGCATCTGGGTGCGGCTGCTGCGGGTGCCTTACCGGCTGATGTTCCCCTCGATCGTGATCTTCTGCGCGATCGGCATCTACTCGGTGAACAACGCGCCGGTCGACGTCATCCTCGCAGGCGTGTTCGGCCTCGTCGGCTACTGGCTGATCAAGCACGATTTCGAGCCGGCGCCGTTGCTGCTCGGCATGGTGCTCGGACCGCTGATGGAAGAGAACCTGCGCCGCGCGCTGCTGATCTCGCGCGGCGACTGGAGCGTGTTCCTGACGCGTCCGCTGTCGGCCGTGCTGCTGGCGATCGCGGCGTTTCTGCTGATCCTCACGGTGCTGCCCGCGTTGCGCGCCAAGCGCGACGAGGTGTTCACCGAATCCGAGAACTGA
- a CDS encoding tripartite tricarboxylate transporter TctB family protein, with product MADTMGHSATATRNTQVALGFCLLAIAPQIFEFIWSIGTIFGWGAGRGPATVLISHATALLAGAPGTLIGAIGGDTKKASSDVLLALIYSYPIFAVAILTLFMTIRSAQDYIGGIVLMALALFALWAGSDLQGMRGFSFGAGTAPRMFGGLLVALSAGIALTGLLTEGAALAHYSWRGPLFVMLAILFFALAIRPLGLVVTAFVSFMIAATGSDETRWLEAAIVGACLTLGCAILFPYVLGLPMPMFPRFLIQ from the coding sequence ATGGCCGATACGATGGGCCACTCAGCGACGGCCACCCGAAACACCCAGGTGGCGCTCGGCTTTTGTCTGCTGGCGATCGCGCCGCAGATTTTCGAATTCATCTGGTCGATCGGGACGATTTTTGGCTGGGGCGCCGGACGGGGCCCGGCCACCGTCCTGATCAGCCACGCCACGGCGCTGCTCGCCGGCGCGCCGGGTACGTTGATCGGAGCGATCGGCGGTGACACCAAGAAGGCGTCATCGGATGTGCTGCTGGCGCTGATCTATTCCTATCCGATCTTTGCGGTGGCCATCCTCACGCTGTTCATGACCATCCGGTCGGCCCAGGACTATATCGGCGGGATCGTCCTGATGGCGCTCGCCTTGTTCGCGCTGTGGGCTGGGAGCGACTTGCAGGGCATGCGTGGCTTCTCCTTCGGCGCAGGCACCGCGCCACGTATGTTCGGCGGTCTCCTGGTCGCCTTGTCCGCCGGCATCGCCCTGACCGGGCTCCTGACGGAGGGGGCGGCGCTCGCCCATTATTCCTGGCGCGGGCCGCTGTTCGTGATGCTCGCGATCCTGTTCTTTGCGCTGGCGATCCGGCCGCTCGGCCTCGTGGTCACGGCCTTCGTCAGCTTCATGATCGCTGCGACCGGATCGGACGAGACGCGCTGGCTGGAGGCCGCCATCGTCGGCGCCTGCCTGACACTCGGCTGCGCCATCCTGTTCCCATACGTGCTCGGCTTGCCGATGCCGATGTTTCCGCGTTTCCTGATCCAGTGA
- a CDS encoding chromate transporter, with protein MNSENPIWALISTFGLMSLFAVGGAAAAVPEMHRIAVEVHHWMTEKQFADAYAIAQLSPGPNVLIVTLIGYAVAGISGALAATLAMCLPTALLAYYVSRLLNRPSQSRWPGLIQAALVPLSIGLMAASALILAQSTDRSFVALLLTATVAAIASVSRINPLWLLLAGGLLGFAGIV; from the coding sequence ATGAACAGCGAAAACCCGATCTGGGCGCTGATCTCCACCTTTGGCCTAATGTCGCTGTTCGCAGTCGGCGGCGCCGCGGCGGCGGTGCCGGAGATGCACCGCATCGCCGTCGAGGTGCATCACTGGATGACCGAGAAGCAGTTCGCCGACGCCTATGCGATCGCGCAGCTCTCGCCCGGTCCGAACGTGCTTATCGTGACGTTAATCGGTTATGCCGTCGCCGGGATCTCCGGCGCGCTGGCGGCGACGCTGGCGATGTGCCTGCCGACGGCGCTGCTTGCCTATTATGTCAGCCGTCTCCTGAACAGGCCGAGCCAGTCGCGCTGGCCCGGCCTGATTCAGGCTGCACTGGTTCCGCTTTCGATCGGATTGATGGCAGCCAGCGCCCTGATCCTCGCCCAGTCGACCGATCGCAGTTTTGTTGCACTGCTTCTGACCGCGACGGTTGCAGCGATCGCCTCCGTCTCGCGCATCAATCCGCTGTGGCTTCTGCTCGCCGGTGGCCTGTTGGGTTTTGCTGGCATTGTGTGA